One Glutamicibacter halophytocola DNA segment encodes these proteins:
- a CDS encoding ABC transporter permease, which yields MTTTSPPGQETSPIAAPKAKNQGGGFLRYLITRFLLIIPTVFILITVVFFLMRVTGDPITAAMGGRLTPDQLAARIHEAGYDRPILIQYFEYLGQVFSGDLGRTLSDNRAVTEVLTTYGAATLELAINSVIVALLVGIPLGLVAAKFRDRYPDAILRILAILGYATPVFFAGLILKLVFGVWLGWLPISGRADWQTELELTGLQSPSGIYWLDALRSGNMGAFWNVAEHALLPALALGLLTGGVFLRLVRTNAIGTLGREYVEAGRSRGVSEFRLTTKHAYRPALIPIITVMGLQIAMLLGGAVLTETTFEWSGLGFKLAEYLTARDFVAVQGIVVLLAIIVAVTNFIVDVLAALIDPRVRY from the coding sequence ATGACCACCACGTCACCACCGGGCCAAGAAACCAGCCCGATAGCAGCACCCAAGGCCAAGAATCAAGGCGGCGGGTTCCTGCGCTACTTGATCACGCGATTTTTGCTGATCATTCCCACTGTCTTCATCCTCATCACAGTGGTGTTCTTCCTGATGCGAGTGACCGGAGATCCGATCACCGCAGCCATGGGCGGACGGCTGACCCCCGACCAGCTCGCCGCGCGAATCCACGAAGCCGGATATGACCGGCCAATCCTGATCCAGTACTTCGAATACCTGGGGCAGGTCTTCAGCGGCGATCTGGGCCGGACCCTCAGCGACAACCGTGCGGTGACCGAGGTGCTGACCACCTATGGTGCCGCCACCTTGGAACTGGCCATCAACTCGGTGATCGTTGCCCTGCTGGTGGGCATCCCGCTAGGCCTGGTCGCCGCGAAATTCCGCGACCGCTACCCGGACGCCATCCTGCGCATCCTGGCCATCCTGGGCTATGCCACCCCAGTATTCTTCGCAGGTCTGATCCTCAAGCTCGTGTTCGGCGTGTGGCTGGGCTGGCTTCCGATCAGCGGCCGTGCCGACTGGCAGACCGAACTGGAGCTCACCGGCCTGCAGAGCCCCTCGGGCATCTACTGGCTCGATGCGCTTCGCAGCGGCAACATGGGAGCCTTTTGGAATGTCGCCGAGCATGCGCTGCTTCCCGCGCTGGCTCTTGGCCTGCTCACCGGCGGCGTGTTCCTGCGCCTGGTGCGCACCAACGCCATAGGAACCCTGGGACGCGAATATGTCGAAGCGGGACGTTCGCGCGGCGTGAGCGAATTCCGCCTGACCACCAAGCACGCCTACCGTCCGGCGCTGATTCCCATCATCACCGTCATGGGCCTGCAAATCGCCATGCTGCTCGGCGGGGCCGTGCTGACCGAAACCACCTTCGAATGGTCCGGCCTGGGCTTCAAGCTCGCCGAATACCTCACGGCCCGAGACTTTGTCGCAGTACAGGGCATCGTGGTGCTGCTGGCCATAATCGTTGCCGTCACCAACTTCATCGTTGACGTGCTGGCAGCATTGATCGACCCGAGAGTCAGGTACTAA
- a CDS encoding chorismate mutase, producing MNEPKNTALNESFDPHASSLHGEVQNEVLQELYAIRGSIDNFDAQLVYLLAERFKATQRVGHLKAQHKLPPSDPNREKAQIERLRALAHEAHLDPEFAEKFLNFVISEVIRHHQNISDSHNDA from the coding sequence ATGAACGAGCCGAAAAACACTGCACTGAATGAGTCATTCGACCCGCACGCCAGCTCGTTGCACGGTGAGGTCCAGAATGAAGTGCTTCAGGAGCTATACGCCATCCGCGGCAGCATCGACAATTTCGATGCACAATTGGTCTACCTGTTGGCCGAGCGCTTCAAAGCGACCCAGCGGGTAGGACACCTCAAAGCCCAGCACAAGCTTCCACCGAGCGATCCCAACCGCGAAAAGGCGCAGATCGAGCGCCTGCGGGCTCTGGCGCACGAGGCGCACCTCGATCCAGAATTCGCCGAGAAGTTCCTGAATTTCGTGATTTCCGAAGTGATCCGCCACCACCAGAATATTTCCGACTCGCACAACGATGCCTGA
- a CDS encoding ABC transporter permease translates to MATPTLPTSAGSRLKQLPVISHLRMSSGLQRGMLIAGLVLSALFLLCALLAPLIAPFDFAQSSDASGDFPRQAAPDGKFIWGTTSTGYDVFTRTLYGAQTAIWVIVAAVIMSLFVGVLLGLVSGYLGGWFDRIMVVLADAIYAFPSLLLAIVMSIVISQGQSSLFGGIMAAAISITVVFIPQYFRVVRAEVMRLKAEPFVESAQVIGASPWRVMFTHLLRNSTRTLPLIFTLNATEALLTLAGLGFLGFGIEPTAASEWGYDLNRAMSDATSGIWWTGLFPGLAIVLTVMGLTLVGESMNDLNDPRLRRFSRKKAKRITQSAQAGAAQ, encoded by the coding sequence ATGGCTACGCCCACCTTGCCAACCTCCGCCGGTTCCCGGCTGAAACAACTCCCGGTGATTTCGCACCTGCGGATGTCCTCCGGGCTGCAGCGCGGCATGCTGATTGCCGGCCTCGTGCTCTCGGCGCTATTCCTCCTGTGCGCGCTCCTGGCGCCGCTGATCGCGCCCTTCGACTTCGCCCAGTCCTCGGATGCCTCCGGGGATTTCCCGCGGCAGGCCGCACCTGATGGGAAGTTCATCTGGGGTACCACCTCCACGGGCTATGACGTGTTCACCCGCACCCTGTATGGCGCGCAAACCGCCATCTGGGTCATCGTGGCCGCCGTGATCATGTCCCTGTTCGTCGGCGTGCTGCTGGGCTTGGTCTCCGGCTACCTCGGCGGCTGGTTCGACCGGATCATGGTTGTCCTCGCCGACGCGATCTACGCTTTCCCCTCGCTGTTGCTGGCCATCGTCATGTCCATCGTGATCTCGCAGGGGCAGTCCTCGCTCTTCGGCGGCATCATGGCCGCGGCCATTTCCATCACCGTGGTGTTCATACCGCAATATTTCCGAGTGGTCCGCGCCGAAGTGATGCGCCTGAAGGCCGAACCGTTTGTCGAGTCGGCACAGGTGATCGGTGCCAGCCCGTGGCGAGTGATGTTCACCCACCTGTTGCGCAATTCCACTCGCACCCTCCCGCTGATCTTCACCCTGAACGCCACCGAGGCGCTGCTGACCTTGGCGGGCCTGGGCTTCCTGGGCTTTGGCATCGAACCAACCGCGGCCTCCGAATGGGGCTATGACCTGAACCGCGCGATGTCTGATGCCACCAGCGGCATCTGGTGGACGGGCCTGTTCCCGGGCTTGGCCATCGTGCTGACCGTCATGGGCCTGACCCTGGTCGGGGAGTCCATGAATGACCTGAATGATCCACGGCTGCGGCGCTTCAGCCGGAAGAAAGCCAAGCGAATCACGCAGTCCGCACAGGCAGGAGCAGCCCAGTGA
- a CDS encoding dipeptide ABC transporter ATP-binding protein: MKQSSTDTRRAQDAGADVLRIEGLNIDFVTDAGAVPAVRGVDLEVKAGEILAIVGESGSGKSVTARTALGILAENGAAHGGVYLNGKNMLTLHGSQLRAVRGRDVAMVFQEPSTALNPVFTVGWQIMEGIRTHNKVSKKEAKARAIEAMRQVGIPDPEQRVNYYPHQFSGGQKQRVVIAAALALKPKLIVADEPTTALDVTVQAEILSLLRELRGELGTAIVIITHNMGVVADIADRVVVMNQGQIVEQAPALELFERPQEDYTKSLLAAVPHLGRDSASEHLAQRPHEDAQVLVEATGLGVHFPGRLGAPGFTAVKDVDLKIHAGEVYGLVGESGSGKTTIGRSIAGLNRITSGSLKVLGYEMAQFKERSFKPLREQIGFVFQDPAASFNPHLTVGECVAEPLAVHRDLNPAQSRAKVAQLLEAVQLPAGFAQRYPHELSGGQRQRASLARALALDPKLLIADEPTSALDVSVQAKVLELFRELQNELGFAALFVSHDLAVVDQLATWVGVLYRGSLIEEGLGSKVLANPQHSYTQRLIASLPVPDPREQAQRRKLIEELNQAQP; this comes from the coding sequence GTGAAGCAGAGTTCAACCGATACCCGTCGCGCTCAGGACGCGGGGGCCGATGTCCTTCGCATTGAAGGGCTGAATATCGACTTTGTCACCGACGCCGGGGCAGTGCCAGCGGTGCGGGGAGTGGACCTCGAAGTCAAGGCCGGAGAGATCCTGGCGATTGTCGGCGAATCAGGCTCGGGCAAGTCGGTCACGGCCCGCACCGCACTGGGCATTCTCGCGGAAAACGGTGCCGCCCATGGCGGGGTCTACCTCAACGGCAAGAACATGCTCACCCTGCACGGCTCCCAATTGCGCGCCGTGCGCGGCCGCGATGTGGCCATGGTGTTCCAGGAGCCTTCCACCGCGCTGAACCCGGTGTTCACCGTGGGCTGGCAGATCATGGAAGGGATTCGCACCCACAACAAGGTCTCCAAGAAGGAAGCCAAGGCCCGAGCCATTGAAGCCATGCGCCAGGTCGGCATTCCCGACCCGGAGCAACGGGTGAACTACTATCCGCACCAATTCTCCGGCGGGCAGAAGCAGCGCGTGGTGATCGCCGCGGCCCTGGCCCTGAAGCCGAAGCTCATCGTTGCCGACGAGCCGACCACCGCCCTGGACGTGACCGTGCAGGCGGAAATCCTCTCGCTGCTGCGTGAGCTGCGCGGGGAACTGGGCACCGCGATCGTGATCATCACCCACAATATGGGCGTGGTTGCCGATATCGCCGATCGCGTGGTCGTGATGAACCAGGGGCAGATCGTCGAGCAGGCGCCGGCACTGGAACTGTTCGAGCGGCCCCAGGAGGACTACACCAAGTCCCTGCTGGCCGCCGTGCCGCACCTCGGACGGGACAGCGCCTCCGAGCATCTGGCCCAGCGCCCCCATGAGGATGCGCAGGTCCTGGTGGAAGCCACCGGGCTGGGGGTGCATTTCCCCGGGCGCCTGGGCGCCCCGGGGTTCACCGCGGTCAAGGACGTCGACCTGAAAATCCATGCCGGCGAGGTCTACGGCCTGGTGGGCGAGTCGGGATCGGGCAAGACCACCATTGGGCGCAGCATCGCAGGGTTGAACCGCATCACCTCGGGATCCCTCAAGGTCCTGGGCTACGAGATGGCGCAATTCAAGGAGCGCAGTTTCAAGCCCTTGCGCGAGCAGATCGGTTTTGTCTTCCAGGACCCGGCGGCAAGCTTCAACCCGCACCTGACCGTGGGCGAATGCGTTGCGGAGCCGCTGGCCGTGCATCGCGACCTCAACCCGGCGCAAAGCCGGGCCAAGGTCGCGCAGCTGCTGGAGGCTGTCCAGCTGCCGGCAGGATTTGCCCAGCGCTACCCGCACGAGCTTTCCGGCGGCCAGCGCCAGCGCGCTTCCCTGGCCCGTGCGCTGGCGCTGGATCCGAAACTGCTGATTGCCGACGAGCCGACCAGCGCCCTGGACGTGTCGGTGCAGGCCAAGGTGCTTGAGCTGTTCCGGGAATTGCAGAACGAGCTCGGTTTCGCCGCGCTCTTCGTTTCCCACGATTTGGCAGTGGTTGACCAGCTGGCCACCTGGGTGGGCGTGCTCTACCGGGGAAGCCTGATCGAAGAGGGACTGGGGTCCAAGGTCCTGGCGAACCCGCAGCACAGCTACACCCAGCGGCTGATCGCCTCGCTGCCGGTCCCGGACCCGCGCGAGCAGGCCCAGCGCCGAAAACTGATCGAAGAACTGAACCAGGCCCAACCCTGA
- a CDS encoding ABC transporter substrate-binding protein translates to MTRTKNGLRLAAAVVGISALALTGCTSASEDSNSGGSGESSAPITLGTTDKVTSLDPAGSYDNGSFMVMNQIFPFLLNSEPGSPEPSMSLAESAEFTTPTEYTVKLKSGLKWANGHDLDSKDVKFTFDRQLKIADPNGPSSLLGNVESIEAPDATTVVFKLKVGNDQTFPQVLTSPVGPIVDDEVFPADKLLEDQKIVEGKAFGGQYVIDSYSKNNLISFSANDSYAGVLGKPANSKAAIKYYADANNLKLEVQEGKIDVAWRSLTPTDIEDLGKDENLAVHKGPGGELRYIVFNFDTMPYGAKTADADEAKSLAVRQAAAHLVDREAIAKNVYKDTYTPAYSYVPQGFTGAAEPLKDLYGTDGKPDAAKAKKVLEDAGVDTPVKLALQYNPDHYGPNSGDEYALVEKQLEADGLFDVDLKSTEWVTYQKQRVTDYPAYQLGWFPDYSDADNYLSPFFAKDNFLSNNYDNPEVDKLIADQRGMTDAGERTAAIGKLQTMVAEDLSTLPLLQGSQVAVAGKDVKDVDKTLDASFKFRLGVLSK, encoded by the coding sequence ATGACTCGCACAAAGAACGGACTGCGACTCGCAGCAGCCGTTGTGGGTATTTCTGCCCTGGCTCTGACTGGTTGCACCTCAGCCTCAGAAGACAGTAACTCCGGTGGCTCGGGCGAATCCAGCGCCCCCATCACCTTGGGCACCACCGACAAAGTGACCTCCCTTGACCCGGCCGGTTCCTACGACAACGGCTCATTCATGGTCATGAACCAGATTTTCCCGTTCTTGCTGAACTCCGAGCCGGGCAGCCCCGAGCCTTCGATGAGCTTGGCAGAATCGGCGGAATTCACTACGCCTACCGAATACACCGTGAAGCTCAAGAGCGGTTTGAAGTGGGCCAACGGACACGACCTCGACTCCAAGGACGTGAAGTTCACCTTTGACCGCCAGCTGAAGATCGCCGACCCGAACGGACCATCATCGCTGCTCGGCAACGTGGAATCCATCGAAGCGCCGGACGCCACTACCGTCGTCTTCAAGCTGAAGGTCGGCAATGACCAGACCTTCCCGCAGGTGCTCACCTCGCCAGTTGGCCCGATCGTCGATGACGAAGTCTTCCCGGCGGACAAGCTCCTGGAAGACCAGAAGATCGTTGAAGGCAAGGCCTTTGGCGGACAGTACGTCATTGATTCCTACAGCAAGAACAACCTGATCTCGTTCAGCGCCAACGACTCCTACGCGGGCGTGCTTGGAAAGCCGGCCAACAGCAAGGCCGCGATCAAGTACTACGCGGATGCCAACAACCTCAAGCTTGAGGTCCAGGAAGGCAAGATCGATGTCGCCTGGCGTTCGCTGACGCCAACTGATATCGAGGATCTTGGCAAGGACGAGAACCTGGCCGTGCACAAGGGGCCAGGTGGTGAATTGCGCTACATCGTCTTCAACTTCGACACCATGCCATACGGCGCCAAGACTGCCGATGCCGATGAGGCAAAGTCCCTGGCTGTCCGCCAGGCAGCGGCCCATCTGGTTGACCGCGAAGCAATCGCGAAGAACGTCTACAAGGACACCTACACCCCGGCATACTCCTATGTTCCGCAGGGCTTCACCGGGGCAGCCGAACCGCTCAAGGACCTGTACGGGACCGACGGCAAGCCAGATGCCGCCAAAGCCAAGAAGGTGCTGGAAGATGCAGGTGTGGACACTCCGGTCAAGCTGGCCCTGCAGTACAACCCGGACCACTACGGTCCGAATTCCGGTGACGAGTACGCACTGGTTGAAAAGCAGCTGGAGGCCGATGGCCTGTTCGACGTCGATCTGAAGTCCACCGAATGGGTGACCTACCAGAAGCAGCGCGTCACCGACTACCCGGCCTACCAGCTGGGCTGGTTCCCGGACTACTCGGATGCCGACAACTACCTCTCGCCGTTCTTCGCCAAGGACAACTTCCTGTCGAACAACTACGACAATCCAGAGGTCGACAAGCTGATCGCTGACCAGCGCGGCATGACCGACGCTGGCGAGCGAACCGCGGCGATCGGGAAACTGCAGACCATGGTAGCTGAGGATCTCTCCACGCTGCCGCTGCTGCAGGGTTCACAGGTAGCCGTCGCAGGCAAGGACGTCAAGGACGTCGACAAGACCTTGGATGCATCATTCAAGTTCCGCCTGGGCGTACTGAGCAAGTAA